CCACCATCTGGGTCAATTACTTTTCCACTGAGGGTGTATTCCTGGGTCTAGGAAACGCAGCAGATAAGTATAAGTAAGCTAAGCAGGTCTGCTTTTAAGCTTGCCCCGCTTCTCATACCTACAGAGCTTTGTAGAGCTTTCGGCATGTGATGTAGATAGTTTGTTGAAAATAAATTCTGAGGTTTGCTACTAGAGCGAAAGGCTAAAAGGGGACGGTAAGTTTGACGGTATTTGGAGCCAGACTCACACTCGCTATGATTTATGCTTATGAGTATGGACGCTAAAGTTTCTCATGTTTAGCGATTATGCTTCATAAGCAAAAGTAGAAAAATAAAGTTGAGCAATATTCAATAAATATTTAATTTTTGTTGATTTTAAGTAGTAAAAAGTAATAAATGTTTAATGATAGGAAATGTTTTTTTGCCTGATCTCTGCTAAGGAATTACCCTTTACATAATAATAATCGTCTTTTTTAAAGCCTTATTTAAACTTAGAAAGTAATCCCTTTTTTACCTTTTCGTTAACTTAATGTTAAGCTTAGGTTTTCTATAGCATGTTTTAGTGTGGATTAGATATGATAAAGAAGGATTTGATTAGTTTTAAGCCAAAAAGGAGAATGAATGATCAGATAATTGCCGGAATTGGGAAGAAAGTGAGGAGTATACGGCAGCAACAGAACCTCAAATTACATGAGGTAGCCAAAGAAGCCAATATTAGTAAAAGCCTGCTATCTAAGATAGAGAATGGTAGATCTGTCCCCTCGCTACCAGTGTTAGTCTCTATTATTCAGGCTCTGAATGTAGAATTTACCAGCTTTTTTGAAGGCATAGAAGCTAACGGCCAGGTGCCATTTATTCATAAAAAAAGAGAAGATTACATTTTTACAGAAAAGGAAAACAGCATTGGCTTTGTGTATAAGCACATACTAAGTAAGCATGCGTCTAGTGTTATTGTGGAGGCAGTGATTCTTGATTTACAGCCAGGCTCCAAGAGAGAGTTTGTAACCACCGATGGTTTTGAATTTAAGTACATTCTGAGTGGAGAAGTGGAGTACCATATTGGCGAGCACATTGTAGAAATGAAACAGGGCGACTCTCTGTTTTTTGACGGCCGTATACCTCATGTACCTATTAACAATAAAGAGAAAAACTGCTCTATGCTGGTAGTTTATCTGCTTACTCCACCGGACATTCAGGGTGGTTAGTTAGTACTATCGCTTTGAAGGTCTATATAAACCGGCAAATGATCACTATAACCTCCTTTGTACTCAAAACCTTCGTAGGTAGGGTAGGGTTGCTGCTGGGTGTTTCCTTTGGTTTGTAGGAGCCACTCAGTATCAAACACCTGGGCTGAACCTTGACGGTACACAAAATCAGCACTGCCCTTACGATCATCCAGCAGGCTTTGCGATATGAGTATTTGGTCTAACATTTTCCAACTGCTTCGGCTATAGTAGCTGCCCTTATCTGCCTGATCCAACTTGTACATAGGGTTGTACAAATCTCCGGTATTAAGTTGTTGTGTTTCTCCGTGTGCACCCAGCCTGAAAACAAAGCTTTTGTTATCGGGCTCGTCATTAAAAGTGCCCATGACTACAATATTCGCGTCCTCATCATTAGCTAATATGTCGTTTACTAACTGACGCAAAGTGTGAGCGGCTGAGAGTCGTTCTTCTTCGCTTTTGCTCATACCTCCCTGGCGATCAGGCCAGTCGGTTATAAGTAAGTGTATGGTATTACTCTCCATATTACTACGTTCACCCAATATGCCGGAAACCTGTAGGATGTCTGGTGGGCGATGCCCGTTACTATCAGCAGGAACATTTACAGCTTTGGCTAGGTAGGGTGTGAAAAATACTGATCGGTATAGTAAGGCTACATCCAGGCTGTTGGGGGGAGGGGTATCAAAATGAATAATTTCGTAGCTATAATCGCTTAGTTTTTCGTGTTTAACTATATCTCGTAGCACCTGGCCATTTTCAATTTCTGCCAGGCCTATCACCTCCGGCATGTTTAGGGCAGCAATTACTTGCACAATTTTATCTAGCTTCGCCTGATATCTTTCATCTGTCCATTGCTTTTTACCTGATGGTAAGTAGTCAGCATCTTCTTCAATAGCCGGGTCGTCATGTATATCATAAAGTTGCTCTACATTGTAAAAACATATGCGTAGTCCGGAAGGCTGGCTGGCAGATGTTTCTTCCTGAACCTGACTGGCACATGCAGACAGAAGTAATGCTAGAATGGCAGGTTTACACCCTTGAACAAAAAATAACTTCATGATGAAAAAATGATGAATCTTAAAAAAGTCTAATGATATAATCATTATGCAATCGTAAAGTTAAGTAAATTCAACAAGATTGCTCAATACCCGTTAGTTTCCATAACTTTGTGCCGTTTATTGAAAAAAGAAAAAATCAATAGCTATGAAGAAGTCAGAAATAAACCTGACCATACATCTTGACGATGAAAATGTGCCTGAAAAAATCTTTTGGGACGCTACTGACAAAGAAGGAGAAAGCGATTCTGCTGCTAATGCTATTAGCCTTTCTATCTGGGACCATCTGCAAAAAAATACCCTTAGAATAGACCTTTGGACCAAGCAGATGCCTGTAGATGAAATGAAGAGGTTTTCAATAGATACTATTGGCGGTATTGCTCAGACCATACTTTCTGCTACAGGAGATACCTATATGTCTGACGAAATTAACGAGCTTTGCGATAAACTGGTAAAGCATGTTGAAGAAGAACAGCGTAAAGAAAACCAAAAAGCGAAAGAGTAGTTTGATAATCAGAACTATAAGCCGTAGCTAAACGGACTTGTATATTGATGAAAACTATTTCGCGATGGAAGAAGAGTATTTACTGCAGGCATGGAAAGAGGCAGAAAAAGGTAAAACGCCCTTTGGAGCTGTTATTGTAAAAGAAGGAAAGGTTTTAGCCTCTGTATGTAATACAGTAAGCCAAAGCAAAGACCCTACAGCACATGCCGAAGTCAATGCTATACGAAAAGCCTGCGAAGTAATTGATAGTACTCAACTCCAGAGTGCAGTGCTATACACCACTTGCGAACCCTGCCCTATGTGTATGTCTGCCATCATTTACACGGGCATAGGCGAAGTGGTGTATGGTGCTTCTATCCCTACCATAAGCAAGTACCTGCCGCAAATATCGTTACGAGCTTCCGAAGTGCTCAATCGTAGCGATCAGAAAATCCTCATCAAAGCCATAGGAAAGGAAGATCAGTACGAGAAACTACTGGAACAGTACAGTTAAGAACAATGAATTGGTGTCTTTAAACTGACATCTGGCGCAATCTTTGTCTTATTTTAGGAGAATCTTTTGTATCATTAGCGCGTTAGCGTAATGAAAACGAATTTACCTATGAATAAAATAATGCTTAGCTTACTGACGGTCAGTA
This window of the Porifericola rhodea genome carries:
- a CDS encoding helix-turn-helix domain-containing protein, which gives rise to MNDQIIAGIGKKVRSIRQQQNLKLHEVAKEANISKSLLSKIENGRSVPSLPVLVSIIQALNVEFTSFFEGIEANGQVPFIHKKREDYIFTEKENSIGFVYKHILSKHASSVIVEAVILDLQPGSKREFVTTDGFEFKYILSGEVEYHIGEHIVEMKQGDSLFFDGRIPHVPINNKEKNCSMLVVYLLTPPDIQGG
- the gldC gene encoding gliding motility protein GldC; amino-acid sequence: MKKSEINLTIHLDDENVPEKIFWDATDKEGESDSAANAISLSIWDHLQKNTLRIDLWTKQMPVDEMKRFSIDTIGGIAQTILSATGDTYMSDEINELCDKLVKHVEEEQRKENQKAKE
- a CDS encoding nucleoside deaminase, with the protein product MYIDENYFAMEEEYLLQAWKEAEKGKTPFGAVIVKEGKVLASVCNTVSQSKDPTAHAEVNAIRKACEVIDSTQLQSAVLYTTCEPCPMCMSAIIYTGIGEVVYGASIPTISKYLPQISLRASEVLNRSDQKILIKAIGKEDQYEKLLEQYS